In one Pseudomonas purpurea genomic region, the following are encoded:
- the trmJ gene encoding tRNA (cytosine(32)/uridine(32)-2'-O)-methyltransferase TrmJ, producing MLQNIRVVLVNTSHPGNIGGAARAMKNMGLSRLVLVEPRLFPHHEADARASGAGDILESAQVVATLEDALVGCNLVLGTSARDRRIPWPLLDPRECGVKVVEEAAQGAEIALVFGREDSGLTNEELQRCHYHVHIPSDPEFSSLNLGAAVQVLGYEVRMSWLAAQGQPSKVEKDEVASTKSGELATMDELERFYEHLEQTLVAIEFLDPEKPRHLMARLRRLYGRSSVSRAEMNILRGILTETQKAARGELLKRKD from the coding sequence TTGCTGCAGAACATTCGTGTCGTCCTGGTCAATACCAGCCATCCGGGAAATATCGGCGGGGCTGCGCGTGCCATGAAGAACATGGGGCTGTCGCGGTTGGTGTTGGTCGAACCACGGCTTTTCCCTCATCACGAAGCCGATGCGCGGGCCTCTGGCGCTGGCGATATCCTGGAAAGTGCGCAAGTCGTCGCCACGCTTGAAGACGCCTTGGTCGGCTGCAATCTGGTGTTGGGCACCAGTGCTCGTGATCGTCGGATCCCTTGGCCGCTGCTGGACCCTCGCGAGTGCGGGGTGAAAGTGGTCGAGGAGGCCGCGCAGGGCGCCGAGATCGCTTTGGTGTTCGGCCGTGAAGACTCCGGCCTGACCAATGAAGAGCTGCAACGATGTCATTATCACGTGCACATCCCATCAGACCCTGAGTTCAGCTCGCTGAACCTCGGGGCTGCGGTGCAGGTGCTGGGCTATGAAGTGCGCATGTCCTGGCTGGCGGCCCAAGGTCAGCCGAGCAAGGTCGAGAAGGATGAAGTGGCGTCCACCAAGAGTGGCGAACTGGCGACCATGGATGAGCTGGAGCGATTCTATGAGCACCTGGAGCAAACGCTGGTAGCCATCGAATTTCTCGATCCTGAAAAACCGCGGCACTTGATGGCGCGCCTGCGCCGGTTGTACGGACGAAGCTCGGTCAGTCGGGCGGAAATGAATATTTTGCGTGGCATCCTCACGGAAACCCAGAAAGCGGCCCGTGGTGAGCTTCTTAAGCGGAAGGATTAA
- the suhB gene encoding inositol-phosphate phosphatase, translating to MQPMLNIALRAARSASELIFRSIERLDTIKVDEKDAKDYVSEVDRAAEQKIIDALRKAYPTHAIMGEETGMHAGSGEGADYLWIIDPLDGTTNFLRGVPHFAVSIACKYRGRLEHAVVLDPVRQEEFTASRGRGAQLNGRRLRVSGRTSLEGALLGTGFPFRDDQMDNLENYLGMFRSLVGQTAGIRRAGAASLDLAYVAAGRFDAFWESGLSEWDMAAGALLIQEAGGLVSDFTGGHDFLEKGHIVAGNTKCFKAVLTAIQPHLPASLKR from the coding sequence ATGCAGCCCATGCTGAATATCGCGCTGCGCGCCGCCCGCAGCGCCAGTGAATTGATCTTCCGCTCCATCGAGCGCCTGGATACCATCAAGGTCGACGAAAAAGACGCCAAGGACTACGTGTCCGAAGTTGACCGCGCCGCCGAACAGAAAATCATCGATGCGTTGCGCAAGGCCTACCCGACTCACGCCATCATGGGCGAAGAAACCGGCATGCACGCCGGCAGCGGCGAAGGCGCAGATTACCTGTGGATCATCGACCCACTGGACGGCACCACCAACTTCCTGCGTGGTGTTCCACACTTCGCCGTGAGCATCGCCTGCAAATACCGCGGCCGTTTGGAACACGCAGTGGTTCTGGACCCGGTTCGCCAGGAAGAATTCACCGCCAGCCGCGGTCGTGGCGCCCAGCTTAACGGTCGTCGCCTGCGTGTCAGCGGTCGTACCAGCCTGGAAGGCGCATTGCTGGGTACGGGCTTCCCGTTCCGTGATGACCAGATGGACAACCTCGAAAACTACCTGGGCATGTTCCGCAGCCTGGTTGGCCAGACCGCCGGCATCCGCCGTGCTGGCGCCGCGAGCCTGGACCTGGCTTACGTTGCCGCGGGTCGTTTCGACGCATTCTGGGAGTCGGGCCTGTCCGAGTGGGACATGGCAGCAGGCGCCCTGCTGATTCAGGAAGCAGGCGGTCTGGTGAGCGACTTTACCGGCGGTCACGACTTCCTTGAAAAAGGCCACATCGTTGCCGGCAACACCAAATGCTTCAAAGCAGTGCTGACGGCCATCCAGCCGCACCTGCCAGCCTCGCTGAAACGCTAA